Below is a genomic region from Miscanthus floridulus cultivar M001 chromosome 1, ASM1932011v1, whole genome shotgun sequence.
ACAGCCTCATGGAGGGGGGCGCCAACATCCAGGTCCTCCTCGACGACCCCAGCGTCAACCTCGGCTCCGGACCCGGCCTCGGCCGCATCGGCGGGGCAAGCTTCGGGGATTACTTCGTCGGCCCAGGCCTCGAACAACTCATCGAGCAGCTCGCCGAGAACGACCCCAACCGCTATGGCACGCCGCCGGCTGCCAAGTCGGCCCTCTCCTCGCTCCCCGATGTTGTCGTGACTCACACCATGGTTGCAGCCGCGGAGGGCGCTGAGTGCGCCGTCTGCAAGGAGGATTTCTCGCCTGGAGAGGTGGCCAAGCAGATGCCCTGCAAGCACATCTACCACACCGACTGCATCGTGCCGTGGCTTGAGCTTCACAACTCGTGCCCCATCTGCCGCTTTGAGCTGCCCACTGATGATCCTGACTATGAGGGGCGGAAGGTCTCTAATCCTCAGCCGGCTGTTGGTattgctgctgctgcagctgcaTCTGGGAGCTCTACTGCTGCTGATGGACAAATGGAGGAGAGGCAGGAGAGTCCAAGGGTGGTTGAGAGGAGGTTCAATGTGTCGCTCCCATGGCCATTCAGCGGATTGGGCGGGCAGACATCGCAGCAGGATGGGAACAGTGGAGGAAGCGGTAGCAACTCACAAGGCAGTGGCTCGCAAGATGGTGGCCCACCCAGCAGCAAGAATTGATCACAAATCAGCTGGAGGTATATTTGCAAAATAAAATTCTGCAACCGTTACCAGCTATATAGTTTTTTTGAAGTGGATTGTAACCTGCTTGAAACTATTTATTCTCTCATCAAAGCTCAATTTATTTGTTCTGTGTTTTGACTGGAATAACTGTTTTCTTTTTAACCACGGGGAAGGAACCGCCCAAATATAGTGAAAATGTCATAAAAGGCAATGTCATTTGTGTTTGTTATATGGGTATCATATCATACATAGAGAAATCTTTATAAGCCTTGGTAAAACAGGAAAAGTTGGAGAAGTAGTACAATTAGTTAGTTAATTATTCGATTCTGAATATACTTGATGTTGTGACTTTAAATTTCATACAGCAACTGTGGCCTATGCTGTTCACTGTTACAACAAGTTTCTATCATCTTAAAACAAAATGAACTTGATGTTTCTATCGTGTTTGCAGTGATAAGGCGTGTTTCTACCTGTAGACAGAGTGGCAGAGCTTCTTTAAGGCCAAG
It encodes:
- the LOC136531553 gene encoding E3 ubiquitin-protein ligase RING1-like, which translates into the protein MSTPAAAYYAAAARKQYFCYQCNRTVLIAASAAAAGELSCPECHGDFLEEVTVPAPTFIPLPFPFPFASSTTIPAGSTAPAPAAAPAAAGSGGSPPFSSSSSSAATSPSQPNDLSSILNIFLGLGGEQPPIRAGGGSGSRAAAGTATPENEPEPFDPVMFFQNYIHSLMEGGANIQVLLDDPSVNLGSGPGLGRIGGASFGDYFVGPGLEQLIEQLAENDPNRYGTPPAAKSALSSLPDVVVTHTMVAAAEGAECAVCKEDFSPGEVAKQMPCKHIYHTDCIVPWLELHNSCPICRFELPTDDPDYEGRKVSNPQPAVGIAAAAAASGSSTAADGQMEERQESPRVVERRFNVSLPWPFSGLGGQTSQQDGNSGGSGSNSQGSGSQDGGPPSSKN